The nucleotide sequence CATGCCCAACATTTTCTTTGATCGCCAAGCCAAAGCAGATGGTGCCAACCGGCTTTTCTGCTGAACCACCCGTTGGACCAGCGATACCGGTAATGGAGATAGCAGCGTTGACATTGGCATGACGTAGCGCCCCCTCGGCCATGGCTTTGGCGACTTGTTCGCTGACTGCGCCAAAAGAGTCAATGGTTTCCATTGAAACGTCTAAGCATTCTGATTTTGCGGCATTGCTGTAGGTGACATAGCCTCGTTCAAGCCAATCACTCGAGCCTACTAAGTCCGTTAGTGTGGCGCAGACAAGGCCGCCAGTGCAGGA is from Polynucleobacter sp. MG-Unter2-18 and encodes:
- a CDS encoding CinA family protein, whose product is MKNNNDPQHELARAIALTLVNRGWKIALAESCTGGLVCATLTDLVGSSDWLERGYVTYSNAAKSECLDVSMETIDSFGAVSEQVAKAMAEGALRHANVNAAISITGIAGPTGGSAEKPVGTICFGLAIKENVGHDVINTVTLTKHFNGDRQVVREQARDFALSQFLELLKPKNA